The following proteins are co-located in the Silene latifolia isolate original U9 population chromosome 1, ASM4854445v1, whole genome shotgun sequence genome:
- the LOC141647380 gene encoding uncharacterized protein LOC141647380: protein MKDKQAIHVSVEHLQSGFSWTCSIVYGCNKDSERTSLWQSILQCKSIVHGPWLLMGDFNNVLHIGERIGSEVTLAEIRDFQQCVDSCGLYDLVTQGAYFTWNNKQEENKRVFTRIDRVLANDLWIGSGPSGIACFLPEGLFDHNPCIIRLWDETNRKPS from the coding sequence ATGAAGGATAAACAGGCTATTCATGTTTCTGTTGAACACTTACAGTCTGGCTTCTCTTGGACCTGCTCCATTGTTTATGGATGTAACAAAGACTCTGAGAGAACTAGTCTGTGGCAGTCCATTCTCCAGTGCAAATCCATTGTTCATGGCCCTTGGCTTCTCATGGGGGACTTTAACAATGTACTCCACATTGGGGAACGTATTGGCTCTGAGGTGACTTTAGCTGAGATCAGAGATTTTCAACAGTGTGTGGATAGTTGTGGGCTTTATGACCTTGTGACCCAAGGTGCTTATTTTACTTGGAACAACAAACAAGAAGAGAATAAGCGTGTTTTTACCAGAATTGATAGGGTTTTAGCTAATGATCTGTGGATTGGCAGTGGCCCCTCAGGTATTGCTTGTTTTTTACCTGAGGGACTCTTTGATCACAACCCCTGCATCATTAGGCTGTGGGATGAGACTAATAGGAAACCTTCTTGa